GTCGCAGCGCGTCGTCGCGACGCTCGGCCCCGCCCCGCTGACGAGCGACCCCGCGGTCGCCGCACGGGTCGCCGACCTCGGGCTCTACGTGCTGCAGGACCACGGGGAGCGCGACCTCGCCCGGGTCGGACGCATCGTCACCGAACGCGGCGGTGTCGCGTGGTGAGCTTCGACCACCGCGAACCCGGGACCGATCCCGCGGCGTGGACGGCGTTCCTCCGCTCGGTGCCCGCGGTGCCGGTCGACCTGCACGGTGTCGGCTCGGTGGTCGTCGTCGCGCCGCACCCCGACGACGAGACCCTCGGCGCCGGTGGCCTGATCGCGACGGCCGCGGACGCCGGCATCCCCGTCCACGTGCTGCTCGTCACCCGCGGCGAGCGCTCGCACCCGGACTCCCCCACGGTGACACCCGCCGAGCTCGCGCCCCGTCGGGCCGCCGAGTTCCGGGCCGCGCTGCGGGTGCTGCACCCGACGGCCGGCGCGACCGAGCTCGACGTGCCCGACGGCGCGGTGCGGGAACACGTCGACGTGCTCCGCGCCGCACTCGAGCACCGTCTCGCCGGGGCGCCGCGTCCGACGCTCGTCGTCGCGCCCTGGCGCGGGGACGGACACCGCGACCACCGGATCGCCGGCGAGGTCGCGGAGCAGGTGGTCGACGCGACGCCGGGCACCGACCTGCTCGCGTACCCGGTGTGGGCCTGGCACTGGGACGACCCGGCTGCTCCGACCGCACCCTGGGACCGGGCCCGCACGCTCACCCTCGACGCGGACGTCCGTGACCGGAAGGCCCGGGCGCTGGCCGCCTACCCGTCGCAGACGCTGCCGTTGTCGGCAGCACCCGGGGACGAGGCGATCGTCGACGACCGTCACGCGGCGCACCACCTGCGGGTCGAGGAGTGGCTGTTCGCGCCGGTGCGGTCGCGCTCCGGGGACTCCTTCGACGCGCACTACGCGCGGAAGCCCGAGGGGTGGGACTTCGACGGCTCCTGGTACGAGCAACGGAAGCGCGCCGTCACCCTGGCCGCACTCCCCCGCCCCCGCTTCCGGTCGGCGCTCGAGCTCGGCTGCGCGACCGGCGTGCTCACCGCGGCCCTCACCGAGCGCGCGGACGCGGTCCTCGGCACGGACGTCGCTGCCGCCGCGATCGAGCGGGCGGAGCGACGGGCACCGGGCGCCCGGTTCGAGACCGCCGCGTTCCCCGCCGAGTGGCCGGACGGCCGGTGGGACCTGGTGGTGCTCTCGGAGGTCGGCTACTACCTGTCGCCGGACGACCTCGACCGCACCGTCGACCGGGTGCTCGAGACGCTCGACGACGACGGCGTGCTCGTCGCCTGCCACTGGCGCCACCCGGACGACGACGCGGTGACCGACGGCGACACGGTGGACGCGCGGCTGGCCGCCCGCTGGCCGCGGCCCGCACTCGTCCGGCACGTCGAGGAGGACTTCGTGCTCAGTGTGCTGCCGGGACCCGCCGTCGCCTCGGTCGCCCGGGCCGAGGGGCTCGTCCGGTGAGCGCCACCCGCATCGACGTCGTCGTCCCGGTGCACGACGAGGAGACCTCCGTCCGCGCCGCCCTCGACGCACTGGCGACCGCCGTCACGTCACTCCACGACGCGCACCCGTCGACCCGGGCCGCCGTGACGCTCGTCCTCGACGGCTGCACGGACGGTACGGCCGGCATCGTCGGGACGGCGCGGCAGGCGGACCCCGTGTGGCGGACGGGTCGCCTGTACGTCAGGACCTCGTCGCGCGTCGGCGTGGGTCGCGCGCGGGCACTCGGCACCGCGCACGCGAGGACCCTCGCCCGGGCGACCCCGCCCGGCCGGCACTGGTTCGCGCACACCGACGCCGACTCGCGCGTCCACCCGGACTGGCTCGTGCAGCAGGTGGACGCCCTGCTCGCCGGAGCGCACCTGCTCGTCGGCGCGGTCGTCCCCGACCCGGACGACCTCGACCCCGCGGTGCTCGACCGCTGGCGGGCGGCACACCCGCCCGGGGCGACCCTCGGGCACGTGCACGGCGCGAACCTCGGCGTGCGGGCGGACGCCGACACCGCGTTGGGCGGCTTCGACCCCGTGCCCGAGCACGAGGACGTCCGACTGGTGGACCGGGCACGGGCACTCGGGCTCGACGTCCGGGCGACGACCGAGCTCCCGGTGGTCACGAGCGGACGCTTCGCCGGCCGGACCCCCGGTGGGTACGCGGAGCACCTCCGTCGCACCTACGGCGACGCCGGCTGACCCGCCCCTCCGGCCCCCGCCCGCCCCTTCCGCGGAACGCAACGTCGGCGGCTGCCCGCACGGCGACACCGCTGCGAGCAGTCGCCGACGTTGCGTCGTGCGGTGCGGGTCTGCGCGGACACTCCCGCGGAGCGGCCCGACGCGCTCAGGTGACGGGGTAGTCGCAGTACGCGAACCAGCGCGAGTCGGGCGACCACGGCGGCACGTTGACGGTCCCCTGGCCGCCGTCGAGCGCGACGAGGGTCTCGGGCACGACGGCGATCCGCGCGCCCCGGGCCAGGACCCCGGGCAGCAGCCGCAGCTCGACCCGGTGGTCGGCGGGGTGCCCCTGCACGCCGGGGCCGTACGACAGGTAGAGCATGTGCGCGCCGTCCGGGGACAGGTGCGGGAACCAGTTCACGCGGTCGTCGGCGGTGATCTGCACGGGACCGCCCACACCGGGGTCGTCCGCAGCGCCGTCGCCCGCAGCGCCGTCGGACTCGAGCCGGAGCGACGCGAGCTGCGCGGTGCCCGGTGTGAAGCGCTCGGTGTTGAACAGGACGGTGGCGCCGTCCGGCGTGATCGCGCACCCGTCGTCCGGGTGGGGGTCCCGCGTGAGGAAGGTCGTGTCGCCGGACGCTGCGTCGACGAGGGCGACGTCGGTCGTCCAGACCCCCTCCGGCGTGCGCTCCCCCACGATCGCCGCGAGGGTCGAACCGTCGGGCGCGATGCCGTGCAGGTAGTACTTCCGGACCACCGGCAGCACCGCGGCGGTGTCGGTGATGCGGACCGCCGACCCGCCCTCGGGCAACGGGACCCGGTACAGCTCGCCGTCGCGGGCGCTCACCACCACGGAGTCGCCGCCGGGGTCGAGCACGTGGTCGTTGTTGATCTCGTCGACGCCCGGCATCGGCACGCGGACGAGAGCGGTCTCGTCGAGCACCGTGTCGCTGCCCGTCGCCGGCGGGGTCAGGAGCCAGAGGTCCCCGTCCCCGTTCAGCACGAGCGTGCCGTCGTCGCGCACGTTCGGCGCCTCGGCGAGCACCCGGTCCGACGAGAACACGAGCCTCGACGTCCGGGTCTCGACGTCGTACACGTGCACCCGGCTGCTCTGCCCCGGCAGCAGCTGCCGTCCTCGCGCCCCCGTCATCTGTCCATCCTGTCGCATCGGACCACGCACCGACGAGACTCGGCCCGGCGGACAGTTCCACGGGCGAAGTCCCGCGAAACTGTCCGCCGAGCCGAGTCTCGGGTAGGCCGGCCGGGCCCGCCAGCCGAGCCCGGCCGGGCCAGCCGGGAGCGCCTACTTCACCGCACCCGCGGTCAGACCGGCCACGAACTGGCGCTGCACGATGAGGAACGCCACCACGACCGGGATCGAGACGACGAGCGACGCCGCCATGATCTGGTTCCAGTACACGTTCGTCTGCGTGGAGTACTGCTGCAGACCGTTCGCGAGCAGCTGCCCGTCGCCGTTCGTCATCACCGAGGCGAAGAGGACCTCGCCCCACGCGGTCATGAACGAGTAGATGCCGACCGCGACGAGACCGGGTCGCGCCGAGGGCAGGATGACCCGGAACAGCGCGCCCATCGGTCCGGAGCCGTCGACCATCGCGGCCTCGTCGAGCTCCCGCGGGATCGTCTCGAAGTACCCGGACAGCATCCAGATCGAGAACGGCAGCGTGAACGTCAGGTAGGTGATGATCAGGCCGAGCCACGACCCGACGAGCTGGATGCCGAGCGCGTTGCCGAGGTTCGTGAAGATGAGGAACAGCGGCAGCAGGAACAGCACGCCCGGGAACATCTGGGTGGAGAGCACCGCCGTGGTGAAGGTGCTCTTGCCCTTGAAGTTCCAGCGCGAGACACCGTACGCGGCGAACGTGGCGATGATCAGCGAGAACAGCGTCGCGATCGTGCAGACCACGAGCGAGTTCACGAAGTACTTCGCCAGCGGCACCGTCGACCACATGTCGATGAACGGCTGGAGGGTGATGTTGGTCGGGATCCACGTGAAGTTGTCCTGCACGTCGCCGAGCGGCTTCATCGCCGTGGTGATCATCACGTAGAGCGGGACGACCGTGAACAACGTCAACAGGACGATCGTGACGACCTTGAAGGACTTGGCGCCCATTGTTTCACGCACGGACGGACCTCCGGTTGGTCACGGCCAGGTAGATGCCCGTGACGATGAGCAGGAAGATGAGGAGCAGCACGCTCATCGCGGCGCCGGAACCGAAGTTCCAGGTGATGAACGACGCGTTGTAGATGTGGAAGCTGAGCAGGTCGGCGGCCGGCGGTTGCGCGGTCGAGCCGAACAGCACGTACGGCGTGTTGAAGTCGTTGAACGTCCAGAGGAACATCACGAGCACGAGCGTCACGTTGACCGGACGGACCATCGGCAGCGTGATGGAGCGCCACTGGCGGAAGGGCTTCGCACCGTCCACCGACGCGGCCTCGTACACGTCGTTCGGCACCGACTGCAGGCCCGCCATGAGCATGAGGAACGCGAACGGCCAGGTCTTCCAGATCGCGACGACGACGACCGAGACGAACGCGTTCGAGCCGATCAGCCAGAACGGTCCCTGCCCACCGAAGAGTCCGAGCTGGTCGACGAGGACGTGGTTCACGGCACCCGAGTCCCGCTGGAACATGAACTTCCAGGTGATGATGCCGGCGTACATCGGCAGCGCGTACGGCACGAGGAAGAGCGTGCGGAAGAGCCCGCGGCCCTTGAAGGGCTTCTGCAGCGCGACCGCCGCAGCCATGCCGAAGGTCCACGCCAGCGCGACGACGATGACCGTGTAGCCGCAGGTGATGAGGAACGAGTTGAGGACGCCCTTGCCGATGGCCTGGTCGAAGTCGATGGCGACCGAGTAGTTCCGCAGCCCGGCGAAGGGCGCGGCTCCCCAGTTCGCGATGAAGTACTTGGTGAGCTGCACGAACGAGATCCAGATGCCGGTGAGCATCGGCACGATGTGGATGAGCAGCTCGAAGAGGACCGCCGGCGCGACGAGCGCGTACGGCAGCCAGTGGCGCTTCGGCTTCCGACCCGGCTGCGGCCCCGACAGGGTCGGTGCCTTCGTGTGGGTCAGGTCGATGCGCTCGGAGTCGGGCAGGACCGAGGTGGTCATGGGTGGGGGCCTTCCGGCAGGAGGGGGATCGGTGCTTCGCGCGGGTCCGTGGCAGCGGACGGGAGGCGCGGCGTGCGTGAGCCGATGCGCTCACCCCCGGCGCGGGGCCGGGTGTGGAGGGGCGAGGCCCGGGGCGCGTCCTGCGGACGCACCCCGGGCCTCCCGGCCGACTAGCCGACCGACTGCGAGACCTGGTCCTGCGCGGTCTGCAGGGCCGTCTTGATGTCGCTGTCGGACACCGTGCCGCCGGTGGCGATCTTGGCGAACATGTCGTTCATCGCCTTGCCGACCGTCGACTCGAACTGGTCCTCGGCGGGCACCAGCGGGAGCGGCTTCGCCTTGTTGTTGTAGATGTCGAGGAACGTCTTCGTCTGCTCGTCGGAGACCGAGTCGGCAGCCGAGGCGAGCACCGGCAGGGCCGAGTACGGCTTGTCGAGCGTCGTCTGGGTGTCCTCGCTCGTCATGTACTTGACGAACTTCAGCGCACCGTCCTTGTTCTTCGTGTTCTTGAAGACCGACAGGTTGATGCCGGCGGGGAAGGAGGCGATGTCCTTCGCGCCCTCGGGTGCCGGGAAGGGCACCACGCCGAAGTCGTCGGCGGACATGCCGTTCGACGTGATCGTGGCGTTGGCGTTGTTCTGCGTCAGCATCATCGCGGCCTTCTTGTTCGCGAAGTCCGACACCGCCTGCGTGCCGTTGTCGTACTGCGCGTTCGAGGTGTTGACCGCCTTGTCGGACTGCATCAGGTCGAGGTAGCGCTTGATGCCGTCGACGTTCGCCTTCTGGGTGAAGGTCGGGTTGCCGTCCTCGTCGAACCACTCGCCGCCGTTCTGCGCCGAGTTGATGAAGGCGAAGTGCGCGTTCTCGGTGTACGAGCCACCGGCGATGGTGAAGCCGTACTTGCCGTCGGTGGTGAGCTTCTTCGCGTCGGCGGTCAGCTCCTCCCACGTGGTGGGTGCCTCGAGGCCGGCGTCCTTGAACATCTGCTTGTTGTAGTACAGGCCGTAGGCGAGGCCGTAGAGCGGGACGCTCGTGACGGTCTTGCCCGGAGCACCACCGGTGGACAGCGCGACCTTGCCGAACTTGTCGGCACCGCCGATCGCCTCCATCTCCGAGTCACCGAACTCCTGGAAGGCGCCGGTGGCCTGGAGCGACGTCGCCCAGGTGTTGCCGATGTTGACCACGTCCGGGCCCTGGCCCGAGGTGACGGCGGTGGTGATCTTCGTCTGCAGGTCGTTCCAGCCGATGACCTGGAGGTCCACCTTGATCCCGGTCTCCTTGGTGAACTTCTCGAGGACGGGGGTGAGCACCTCCTTGTCGTTCTGCAGGGACGTGCCCTGGTTGGACGCCCAGTACGTGAGCGTCTTCGAGTCGCCGGAGGAACCGGACGACCCGGAGGAGCAGGCCGCCAGGCCGGTCACGGTGAGTGCCGCGGCCGCGGTGATGGCCAGTGCGCGGATGGCAGTGCGCATGACTCTCTACTTTCTCGTCGTTGAGATGGTGCGAAGGGGTGTACGTGTCGGGTGCTGCTGTGTGCGTGCCGGTCGACGTCGCCGTCACCGGCGTGCGGGGTCGTCCCGATGCCCTGCCCGGGTGTGCCGTCGTCCGCGGACGGACGCCGGCGCGTCCGGTCAGGACAGGGTCGACTCCGCGGGGTCCCAGCCCTCGGGGAGGGTCGGGGAGGGTGCGACGGTGCTCTCCACGAGCACCGTCTCACCACGTTCTGCCGCCTCGGCGATGGAGACCATCACGTCGAGGACGTGGAAGGCGAGGTCGCCGGGGACCCGGTTCTCCTCACCCGCACGGAGGGAGCGGGCCAGGTCGACCACGCCCGTCCCCCGCGAGTAGGTGGACCCGACGGCGGGGATCGTCTCGGGCTCGTCGGCGCCGAGCACGTACAGCTCGGTGTCGCCGTCGAAGTCGTTCGGGTCCGGGAACACGACGGTCCCCGTCTCCCCCGCGATCTCGACGAAGCCGGTGCGGCCACGGTCGGACTCGAACGAGAACACGCTCTGCGCGCTCCCGCCGTCCTCGAACTGGATCAGCGCCGAGTGGTTCGTCGGCACGTCGACGGGGAACTCCGTCCCGGCCTTCGGACCCGAGCCGATCGTGCGGGTGGCACGGGACTTCGAGGCGGTGGCGGTGACCTTCGCGACGGGTCCGAACGCCTGCACCAGGGTGGTGATGTAGTACGGGCCGATGTCGAACAGCGGGCCGGCGCCGTCCGCGAACAGGAACTCGGGGCTCGGGTGCCACGACTCCGGGCCGGGGCTCTGGAAGAGCGTCAGACCGTTCAGCGGCGTGCCGATCCGACCGTCGCGGATCGTCCGGAGGGCGGTCTGCAGTCCGGCGCCGAGGAACGTGTCCGGCGCGACGCTGACGGTCCTGCCGGCGGCGCGCGCCGCGTCCCGGAGCTCGGCCGCGCTGGAACGGTCGAGCGCGTAGGGCTTCTCGCCCCAGACGTGCTTGCCCGCGGCGAGGGCGCGGAGGGCGACCTCGACGTGCGCGGCCGGGATGGTCAGGTTCACGACGATCTCGACGTCGTCGTCGGCGAGGAGCTCCTCCACCGATCCCGATCCGGCGACGCCCCACTTCTCGGCCTGGGCGGCGGCACGTGCCTCGTCGATGTCGGCGATGAACCGGACCTCGACGTCGGGGAAGACCGTGAGGTTCGACAGGTACTGGTCGGAGATGACCCCGGCCCCGATGACGCCGACCCCGACCGGGCCGGTGCGGCGCGCGGCGTCGTCGGACTGCTGCGCGCCCGCCGCGGTCGTCGTGTCGGTCATGCGCGGACCCCCTGCAGGAACGTGTACGAGTCGGCGACGGCCTGGAACACGTCGCCCTCGTGGCCGTCGAGCTCGACGACGTGCTGGGCGTCCGGCGCCGCGGCGACGATGTCGCGGATCGGCATGACGCCGTTGCCCACCGCGACCTGCTTCTCGTCGTCGTGCGAGCCGTCGCCGTCCTTGACGTGCAGGAACTGCACCTTGTCGCCGTACTTGCCGAGGATCGCGACCGGGTCGTCGCCACCGACCGTCACCCAGTAGGTGTCGAGCTCGAGGACGACGTCGTCGGACAGCGCGTCGGCGAAGACCTCGTAGGCGCTCACGCCGTCGATGCGGTTCGAGAACTCGAACGCGTGGTTGTGGTAGCCGAGCACGAGTCCGTGGTCGGCGGCGCGGGGAGCCAGTGCGCTGAGTTCGCGGGCGACGGCCTCGACGTCCTCGCGGGTCGTCCAGCGGGCCTCGTCGATGTGCGGGTCGATGAGCGTCCCCAGCCCGACCGTGACGCTGGCGTGGAGGATGCGCTCGAGGTCCTGCTCCCCGGCGTCCAGCAGACGGGCGTGGCCGCTCGGTGCCTGCAGGCCAGCGGCCGCCAGGGCGTCGCGCAGTTCCTCGGCGCGGTCGACGAAGCCGAAGGCCTCGACGTTCGTGTAGCCGATCGACGCGATGCGCTGGAGCGTGCCCGGCAGGTCCGCCGAGAGGGCGTCCCGCACCGTGTAGAGCTGGACCGACAGGGGTTGTGTCACCAGGGGTTCTCCTCGTCGAGATGGTGGATCGTCAGTGATCGAGCGTCACACTATGGCCGCTTCTGTCGGCGGTCAAGCAGAAGTTGCGAAGTCCTCGACAGTCTTCGTTGCGTGGCGCGTTCGATGTGTGCTTCACTCCCGACATGATCGACTTCACCCGGACGGCAGCGTCGCCGCCGGTCGGAGCGAGCGAACTCTTCCAGATCCTCCGCGACGGTGTGCCGCGGACCCGGGCGGAGCTCGCCGCCCTGACGGGACTCGCACGCTCGACGATCGCCGTGCGCCTGGACGCCCTCGTCGACGTGGGGCTCGTGGGCCCCGTCGAGACCGCCGCGTCGACCGGCGGCCGTCCCCCCGCCCAGGTCGCCCTCGTCCCGCGCGCACGCCTCGTCGTGGCCGCCGACCTCGGTGCCTCGCACGGGCGGGTCGCCGTGACCGACCTCGTCGGGGCCCCGCTCGCGACGCGGGAGGCCGCGATCGACATCGCCGCCGGCCCGGTCCCCACCCTCACGTGGCTGGTCGAGACCGTCGACGAACTGCTCGACGAGGTCGGTCGGCGGCGCGACGACGTCGTCGCGATCGGCATCGGCGTCCCCGGCCCGGTCGAGTTCTCCACCGGGCGCCCGGCGAACCCGCCGATCATGCCAGGCTGGGACGGCTTCGACGTCCCCGGCTGGTTGCGCGGCCACGTCGCCGCGCACGTGCTGGTCGACAACGACGTGAACATCGCCGCGCTCGGCGAACGGGCGTACGGCTGGCCGGACCTGGACCACCTGTTGTTCGTGAAGGTCGCGACCGGCATCGGCTCGGGCATCGTCTCCGACGGGCAGCTCCGCCGGGGCGCGCAGGGCACGGCGGGCGACATCGGTCACGTGCGCGTGTCCCGCGCGGGCGACGTGCCGTGCCACTGCGGCAACACCGGCTGCCTCGAGGCCGTCGCCTCCGGCCCGGCAATCGCCCGCGCCCTGCGGGCGAAGGGCCACGACGTGCACACCAGCGGCGACGTCATCGACCTGGTGAACCGGTCGGAACTCGACGCGATCGGGGCCGTCCGACAGGCCGGCCGGGACATCGGCGAGGTCCTCGCGACCTGTGTCTCGCTCGTCAACCCGTCCGTGATCACGCTCGGCGGCTCCATCACCCGTGCCGGGGAGCACCTGCTCGCCGGTGTCCGCGAGGTCGTCTACGCCCGCTCGATGCCCCTCGCCACCGAGCACCTCGTGATCGCGCAGTCCCGTGCGGGCTCCGTCGCCGCCCTGCAGGGCGCAGCCGTGCTCGCCCTCGACTACGCGCTCTCCCCCGCCGGCGTCGACGAGCTCGTCGCCCCCGCCGAGGGCCGTCAGCTCGTCTCCTGAGGGCGGACGCCGCGCGCGTCGGTTCGCGCCGTGTCGGCCCGCGGGGTGACAATCGTCCGGTGACGATCGTGCAGCCCACCCTGTGGGGCGACCTGGACCCCGGTCTGGAGGCCCTCCCCGCCTCCGCCGCGCCGGCCACGTCCGCCGTGCGGTCGGCTGCACGCGACGCTGCTCCCGTCGGTCGTCCTGCCGCGGGCCCGCGGTCCGCGCCCGGTGGCCACGACGCGTTCACCGCGCTCCGCGGGCACACCGAGCGGATCGTCGCGCACTCGTCCGACCGGGTGGCGTGGCTCCGCGCCCGCGCGATGGGCATCACCGCGACCGACGTCGCACGGCTCGCGTCGCTGCGCGCGGTCGAGACCGTCGTCGCCGAGAAGCGGTACGGCTCCCGGTTCTCGGGCAACGCCTGGACCGAGCACGGCAAGGACCGTGAGCCCGTGATCGCCGCCTGGGTCGCGGCCACGCACGGCATCGAGCCGTCGGCCCACCTCTTCCACGCGAGCACGAACCGCGCGCACCTGGCGACCCCGGACGGCGTCGGCCACGACGCGTCGGACCGACTCGTGCTCGCCGAGATCAAGACCACGGGCAAGGGCTGGCGGAGCATCCCCCGGCACTACCTGCGCCAGGTCTGGTGGCAGCAGTACGTCCTGGGGGCCGACCGCACCCTGTTCGTGTGGGAGCGCCACGACGACTTCGTGCCCGTCGCCGACGAACCCGAGTGCCGGTGGGTCGACCGCGACGACGACCAGATCCGCGGGCTCGTCCAGCTCGCGGACCTCGTGCTCGACAAGCTCCGGACGTTCCGGGTCTAGACCCGCAGCAGACGCAGCCGGCTCATCCCCACCACGAGGATCCCCATGAGCCCGATGAACACCGCGACGCCGAGGCAGTACAGCGCCACGACGCCGTAGCCCTGCGCAGGGTCCAGGAACGGGTACGGGACCCACCCGTCGGTCGCGCCGCGGACGAGCACCACGACGAGCCAGACCGCCGGGTAGACCAGGAACCACCAGACGTGCCGGAGGAGCAGCCGCGCCCGGTCGGAGAACACCAGCCAGTCGAGCACGGCGTACAGCGGGATCACCTTGTGCAGCACGTCGTTCGACCACGGCACCGTGTTCGACACCGAGGCCCCGACGAGCAGCGTGTTGTAGACGACGCCCGTCGTGGCGATGTACACCGTCGCCGCACCCCGGAACCCGGTGAGCAGCAGGTTGCTGCGCTGCCGTCGCGCTGCTGCCACCAGGGTCAGCGCGAAAGCCACCGCGACGATGAGGTTCGACTGGATCGTGAAGTAGCCAAAAAAGTTCCAGAACAGGTAGTCCGGCGTCCGGGAGGTCACGAGCCACTGCGCGAGGACCGCAGCGACGACCGCGATCACGGCGACGAGCCGGAGGGAGTTCACGAGGGTCCGCACGAGGCCACGGTATCCGGTCGGACCCCCGGGAACGCAGGAGGACCCGCACCGATCGGTGCGGGTCCTCTTGGCCTGATCAGTCGATCAGATGGCGTTGACGTCGAGCGGGATGCCCGGTCCGAACGTCGTCGAGACGGCGCCCTTCATGATGTAGCGGCCCTTCGACGCGGACGGCTTGAGGCGGACGATCTCCTCGAGCGCGGCCGAGATGTTCTCGTCGAGCTGCTCCGGCGTGAACGAGGCCTTGCCGACGACGAAGTGCACGTTGGCGTGCTTGTCGACGCGGAACTCGATCTTGCCGCCCTTGATGTCGTTGACGGCCTGCGCCACGTTCGGGGTCACGGTGCCGGTCTTCGGGTTGGGCATGAGGCCACGCGGGCCGAGCACCTTGCCGAGACGACCGACCTTGCCCATGAGCTCCGGCGTCGCGACGGCGGAGTCGAACGCGGTGTAGCCCTCGGCCACCTTCGCGATGAGCTCGTCGCCACCGACCTCGTCGGCACCGGCGGCGATGGCGGCCTCGGCCGCAGCGCCCACGGCGAATACGATGACGCGGGCGGTCTTGCCCGTGCCGTGCGGCAGGATGACCGTGCCGCGGACCATCTGGTCGGCCTTGCGCGGGTCGACGCCGAGCTTCAGCGCAACCTCGACCGTGGAGTCGGTCTTCGCCGAGCCGGTCTCCTTCGCGAGGGCGACTGCCTCGGTCGGGGTGTAGAACTTGTCGGCCTCGATCTTCGCGGCCGCGGCCTGGTAGGCCTTGGACTTCTTCGCCATGGTGTTCTCCTCAGGAGCTACGTGGTTGACGAGCCGGCGAGGCTCTCCCACGGAAAGGGGTCGGGGTGTGTGGGGCGCTGAGGCTTACGCCTCGACCGTGATGCCCATCGAACGAGCGGTGCCGGCGATGATCTTCGCGGCCTGCTCGATGTCGTTGGCGTTCAGGTCGGCCTGCTTGGTCTCGGCGATCTGACGGACCTGGTCCATCGAGATCTTCGCGACCTTGACCGTGTGCGGGGTCGAGGACCCCTTCTGCACACCCGCGGCCTTCTTGATCAGCTCTGCGGCCGGCGGGGTCTTGAGGACGAACGTGAACGAACGGTCCTCGTAGACGGTGATCTCGACCGGCACGACGTTCCCGCGCTGCGACTCGGTCGCGGCGTTGTACGCCTTGCAGAACTCCATGATGTTCACGCCGTGCTGACCGAGCGCAGGACCGATCGGCGGGGCCGGGTTGGCGGCGCCCGCGTTGATCTGCAGCTTGATGAGGCCCGTGACCTTCTTCTTCGGTGCCATGTTGTGCTTCCTCCTGGAATCGAACGCACGGGGATCCGTGCACTCTCCCGCTGGCCCGGCGGATCCGGACCGCGGTGAAGCCCCGCATGCCACAGCACGCGGGGCCAAACCTCAGTAGCTTACTACAGCTTGGTGACCTGGTCGAAGCTGAGCTCGACCGGGGTCTCGCGCTCGAACAGCGAGACGAGGACGGTGAGCTTGCCGCTCTCCGGCTTGATCTCGGAGATCGAACCCGGCAGGCCCGCGAACGAGCCTTCCTTGATGGTGATCGTCTCGCCGATCTCGAAGTCGACCTCGGCCTGCGGCTGCGCCTGTGCGGCACCGCCGGACTTCGCGCCACCCTTGGTCGGTGCGGCCTCGGCGACCTGCACGAGCGACTTCAGCATGCCGAACGCCTCGTCGAAGCGGAGCGGCGTCGGGTT
The sequence above is drawn from the Curtobacterium sp. MR_MD2014 genome and encodes:
- a CDS encoding carbohydrate ABC transporter permease; protein product: MTTSVLPDSERIDLTHTKAPTLSGPQPGRKPKRHWLPYALVAPAVLFELLIHIVPMLTGIWISFVQLTKYFIANWGAAPFAGLRNYSVAIDFDQAIGKGVLNSFLITCGYTVIVVALAWTFGMAAAVALQKPFKGRGLFRTLFLVPYALPMYAGIITWKFMFQRDSGAVNHVLVDQLGLFGGQGPFWLIGSNAFVSVVVVAIWKTWPFAFLMLMAGLQSVPNDVYEAASVDGAKPFRQWRSITLPMVRPVNVTLVLVMFLWTFNDFNTPYVLFGSTAQPPAADLLSFHIYNASFITWNFGSGAAMSVLLLIFLLIVTGIYLAVTNRRSVRA
- a CDS encoding ABC transporter substrate-binding protein — protein: MRTAIRALAITAAAALTVTGLAACSSGSSGSSGDSKTLTYWASNQGTSLQNDKEVLTPVLEKFTKETGIKVDLQVIGWNDLQTKITTAVTSGQGPDVVNIGNTWATSLQATGAFQEFGDSEMEAIGGADKFGKVALSTGGAPGKTVTSVPLYGLAYGLYYNKQMFKDAGLEAPTTWEELTADAKKLTTDGKYGFTIAGGSYTENAHFAFINSAQNGGEWFDEDGNPTFTQKANVDGIKRYLDLMQSDKAVNTSNAQYDNGTQAVSDFANKKAAMMLTQNNANATITSNGMSADDFGVVPFPAPEGAKDIASFPAGINLSVFKNTKNKDGALKFVKYMTSEDTQTTLDKPYSALPVLASAADSVSDEQTKTFLDIYNNKAKPLPLVPAEDQFESTVGKAMNDMFAKIATGGTVSDSDIKTALQTAQDQVSQSVG
- a CDS encoding carbohydrate ABC transporter permease, whose product is MGAKSFKVVTIVLLTLFTVVPLYVMITTAMKPLGDVQDNFTWIPTNITLQPFIDMWSTVPLAKYFVNSLVVCTIATLFSLIIATFAAYGVSRWNFKGKSTFTTAVLSTQMFPGVLFLLPLFLIFTNLGNALGIQLVGSWLGLIITYLTFTLPFSIWMLSGYFETIPRELDEAAMVDGSGPMGALFRVILPSARPGLVAVGIYSFMTAWGEVLFASVMTNGDGQLLANGLQQYSTQTNVYWNQIMAASLVVSIPVVVAFLIVQRQFVAGLTAGAVK
- a CDS encoding TolB family protein; the encoded protein is MTGARGRQLLPGQSSRVHVYDVETRTSRLVFSSDRVLAEAPNVRDDGTLVLNGDGDLWLLTPPATGSDTVLDETALVRVPMPGVDEINNDHVLDPGGDSVVVSARDGELYRVPLPEGGSAVRITDTAAVLPVVRKYYLHGIAPDGSTLAAIVGERTPEGVWTTDVALVDAASGDTTFLTRDPHPDDGCAITPDGATVLFNTERFTPGTAQLASLRLESDGAAGDGAADDPGVGGPVQITADDRVNWFPHLSPDGAHMLYLSYGPGVQGHPADHRVELRLLPGVLARGARIAVVPETLVALDGGQGTVNVPPWSPDSRWFAYCDYPVT
- a CDS encoding glycosyltransferase, translating into MSATRIDVVVPVHDEETSVRAALDALATAVTSLHDAHPSTRAAVTLVLDGCTDGTAGIVGTARQADPVWRTGRLYVRTSSRVGVGRARALGTAHARTLARATPPGRHWFAHTDADSRVHPDWLVQQVDALLAGAHLLVGAVVPDPDDLDPAVLDRWRAAHPPGATLGHVHGANLGVRADADTALGGFDPVPEHEDVRLVDRARALGLDVRATTELPVVTSGRFAGRTPGGYAEHLRRTYGDAG
- a CDS encoding bifunctional PIG-L family deacetylase/class I SAM-dependent methyltransferase, giving the protein MSFDHREPGTDPAAWTAFLRSVPAVPVDLHGVGSVVVVAPHPDDETLGAGGLIATAADAGIPVHVLLVTRGERSHPDSPTVTPAELAPRRAAEFRAALRVLHPTAGATELDVPDGAVREHVDVLRAALEHRLAGAPRPTLVVAPWRGDGHRDHRIAGEVAEQVVDATPGTDLLAYPVWAWHWDDPAAPTAPWDRARTLTLDADVRDRKARALAAYPSQTLPLSAAPGDEAIVDDRHAAHHLRVEEWLFAPVRSRSGDSFDAHYARKPEGWDFDGSWYEQRKRAVTLAALPRPRFRSALELGCATGVLTAALTERADAVLGTDVAAAAIERAERRAPGARFETAAFPAEWPDGRWDLVVLSEVGYYLSPDDLDRTVDRVLETLDDDGVLVACHWRHPDDDAVTDGDTVDARLAARWPRPALVRHVEEDFVLSVLPGPAVASVARAEGLVR